The Coleofasciculus sp. FACHB-T130 nucleotide sequence ACCAATTGACCAATTGCAATTGCAGCCAAAGGCGGTTGAGTCAGCGCGACGGCAACTACTCATCGCGATCCGTGGGGAGTCAGCGATGACTTTAGAGCGCTTCAATGCACAATTGAGCAACCTCCTTGATATGGCTCAAAAGCAGGAGCAGCAAGGGAGAGAAGTGATGGAGAATGCTCAAGGACTGGAGAAAATCATTATTATCTTGAGTATGCTTGTTTCGGTTGCGATCGCAGGGACGATGGCGCTGCGTACCAGTCGCGCGATCGCACAGCCAGTCGTCACGGTTACTCAAGTGGCTCAGCAGGTAGCACGGGAATCTAATTTTGATCTGCGTGCCCCTGTCACCACTGGCGATGAAATTGGGTCATTAGCCACTTCTCTGAATCATCTCATCGAACGGGTATCCGAGCGAACCAAAGAATTGCAACAAGCGAAAGAATTAGCTGAAGCTTCTAGTACCTCCAAAAGTCAGTTTCTGGCGAATATGAGCCACGAGCTGCGTACACCCTTGAATGCCATCATTAACTTGAGCAAACTTCTCGAAGAAGATGCCCAGGATCTCGGCTTAAGCGATGAAGATTTTATTAGCGATCTTCAATCAATTAACTCTGCTGGCAAACATCTTCTGGCACTGATTAATGACATCCTCGACTTGTCGAAGATTGAAGCCGGGAAAATGACTCTCTACCCGGAAACGTTTGATATCAAAATGTTAATTATTAGCGTTGTCATAACAGTAAAACCGTTAGTAGAGAAGAATGGAAATGTCTTAGACGTTCATTGTGACGAGAATCTGGGCACCATGTACGCTGACCAGATTAAGGTGCGGCAGATATTGTTTAATTTGCTCTCCAATGCTGCCAAGTTTACCGAGCAAGGTCGAGTGACGCTGACAGTGCAGAAAGATGAAAGCGCGATCGCTCAGAGTCAACTACCAGCAGCAAGTCTAAAAACCCGAAACTCTGATTCTTCCACCCTACATCCTTCATCCTTGAAAACGTCCTTCATCCTTTTTCGGGTCGCCGATACTGGGATTGGGATCTCGGATGAACAACAACAGCAACTGTTTCAAGCCTTTATGCAAGGAGATGCCTCGACTACGAAAAAGTATGGCGGTACTGGACTGGGGTTGGCGATTAGCCGTCACTTCTGCCAGATGATGGGGGGTGATATTACTGTAGAAAGTCAGGAAGGGATGGGATCTAGTTTCACGGTTCGCCTCCCCTTGAGTTTGTAAAGGACAGGGCTTACGCAAGGGACATTTCAGTCCAGTTTCACCATTGACGTACAGACAGCGGCGTCAAGCCAATGCCCCGAATCACGCGATGCTCATTCCCACTGTATTGCCGCCTGACCAGTATTGTCGCCTGACCAGTTCAATCGAGTCTGAATAACGCTTGTCTAGAACCGTATCATTTTATAGCACTTAGGCATTCTCGGACGGTTGTAGAAGGGGTTCCACGGTGTCCCACAACTTTCGAGGCGTCAACTTCTCGCCACGCAGATAGCGATTGATACGAGCGAGCCTAATACCCTCAAGATGATCGACCAATTTCCTGACCGTGTTGTTGACAGGACTGCTCAGTAGATATTGGCAGTAGTCAAGTTTGGTGAAGCTGATCTCCTCAGTTTAAATTTTTGAGCAGTCTTCTTTAATAAGAAGCTCAGGCCTAAGACACAAAGACCTGCCATCGCACTGGGTTCCGGAACAGGATTGGGAGATGGAGCTTGACGAAGCGTCACAGTTAGCAGTTCTGGAGGAATATCTGTACGGAGAGAGCCAATAGTATCTTCTCTTCCGTAACCAATGCGTAATGCATAGTCGTTGGGGTCACTAGAGAGTTGATTGACTAAAGAAAAATTATCAAACCAGAGAACAAAGAAATAAGAGGTAGGAATGGGGACTGGATCCGGTAAATTTAAATCAAAACCTCTGAAAAAGAAGCTCAAACTAGAAAACTCTCCTGACCCAATTCCACCGCCAAACCCCGCAGAAGTAGTCGCTCTAGTATTCACATTTGCCGTATCAGAATATGGAACTGGCGAACCGTCTATTTTAAGGTCTGATATCGCGTTTGGGAAGAAACCAGCGGTTGGAGAAGAATCTTGATCTGTCACCGAGGTATCTAAAGTAAAAGAAATTTCTTTTCTAAAACTTCTTAAAGAAAAGTCCAACAAAGCAGCTTCAGAGGGAGCTGAATTTATACCCATTGTGAGCAACGCTGCTCCCCCGACAATTCCTGTAACTTTTCTCATTAAACTCATAAAGTGTTCCTCTCATGCAGAATTAAGTTGAAGCCGAGAATGTAGACAGACCCAGCAGTTAGAATTCCTTGCCTACTAAGTTGCAATTAAAGGTGCCCTAGCCAGGTATTGAATACAACTCAGCCGTAAAAGGAAGCCTACTATTCTCCTCTGTGAATTTCTAGTAATTCCACGTAGACTTTACTGAAAAAATAAAAAGTATCTATATATAAACAGCTTATATATGTAAAGACTTATTAAATGTAATTTTATTAGAGTGACCTACCAACGGCTTGTCTAGCCATGAAAGTTAGTAAAAATGGGAGACTTGATGAAAAAAATAAATCATAGATGGACAATTTTTCTAAAGCTTGCCTAAGTATAAATACGTAAATTCATTTAATTCATAATTAAAACTTATAACTTATCCTGAAATCAGTGGAGAGTTGAGCTTTATTCCAGCTTCATAAAGATTCAGTAGTTACGCAGTTGAGAAACAAGGGGAGGTGAGGTAGAACTACTTAGGAATGAAGCCAGCGAAAGTCAACCAACCCGATTACATTAACTTCCTGATTGCAACGCAGGATTGTGCGAGATGCTGTTCGTCACTACTTGGCGGCTCCTTGTTTCATTCTTAAGCCAACTGTGTAACTCCTGAGGGAGCTAGAAGCGATACAGTTCGGTTGTTATTTCCACTCGCCTTGCAGCACGAAAGCTGCCCAGTAATAGGGTGCTTTCCATTCCGTTTTTTGCCACATTTCTATCTGTGCTGCTCTCAATGCCGCTGCTGGCTGTAGATTTTTTTCCAGCATTCCTTTATAAAATTTGGTCATTAACTCGGATGTTGCGCGATCGCTAACACTCCACAAACTCACCACCACTCGCGGCGCACCCGCATACATAAAGCCGCGTGTCAAGCCCACTAATCCTTCGCCTTTGACTTCTTCACCTAATCCCGTTTCGCAGGCACTCAGAACCACCAGTTCTGCTGGCAGGTTGAGATTGAAAACATCGTGCAGTCGCAAGAAACCATTCTGCGATTCGCCTTTTTCATCTAGCAGAGACAACACCACCCCTGATAATTCTGGATGCACGCTATTAAGGATGCCATGAGTGGCAAAATGCACGATCCGGTACTGGCTGAG carries:
- a CDS encoding ATP-binding protein, whose protein sequence is MQPQEPTAADDTTESQKVLATQPLSTDRHSLKSLLPWKPKAGSWRIHQKIGYGYFLAIAIGFFGSLAGLVIADYYQGQGVKQLNDAHVQAQLLGNFKDAVIEVQLHGSHLAAVLEDSQQLQLEKAQFFDCVSKAKKLRLEIERFIKSNPAWLAATPDTIQELLQAYTTTLDSYVQQTESSLQPIDQLQLQPKAVESARRQLLIAIRGESAMTLERFNAQLSNLLDMAQKQEQQGREVMENAQGLEKIIIILSMLVSVAIAGTMALRTSRAIAQPVVTVTQVAQQVARESNFDLRAPVTTGDEIGSLATSLNHLIERVSERTKELQQAKELAEASSTSKSQFLANMSHELRTPLNAIINLSKLLEEDAQDLGLSDEDFISDLQSINSAGKHLLALINDILDLSKIEAGKMTLYPETFDIKMLIISVVITVKPLVEKNGNVLDVHCDENLGTMYADQIKVRQILFNLLSNAAKFTEQGRVTLTVQKDESAIAQSQLPAASLKTRNSDSSTLHPSSLKTSFILFRVADTGIGISDEQQQQLFQAFMQGDASTTKKYGGTGLGLAISRHFCQMMGGDITVESQEGMGSSFTVRLPLSL
- a CDS encoding CHAT domain-containing protein, whose protein sequence is MVNLPSASTLAVLRHEQAGRKPAAKAVAVLADPVFGSDDERVNQAKGQTEKQRSIGENLAFSTLARSARESDVTFKRLPFTRQEAEQILSLVPAAERRQAFDFAANRASATNSELSQYRIVHFATHGILNSVHPELSGVVLSLLDEKGESQNGFLRLHDVFNLNLPAELVVLSACETGLGEEVKGEGLVGLTRGFMYAGAPRVVVSLWSVSDRATSELMTKFYKGMLEKNLQPAAALRAAQIEMWQKTEWKAPYYWAAFVLQGEWK
- a CDS encoding PEP-CTERM sorting domain-containing protein (PEP-CTERM proteins occur, often in large numbers, in the proteomes of bacteria that also encode an exosortase, a predicted intramembrane cysteine proteinase. The presence of a PEP-CTERM domain at a protein's C-terminus predicts cleavage within the sorting domain, followed by covalent anchoring to some some component of the (usually Gram-negative) cell surface. Many PEP-CTERM proteins exhibit an unusual sequence composition that includes large numbers of potential glycosylation sites. Expression of one such protein has been shown restore the ability of a bacterium to form floc, a type of biofilm.), translating into MSLMRKVTGIVGGAALLTMGINSAPSEAALLDFSLRSFRKEISFTLDTSVTDQDSSPTAGFFPNAISDLKIDGSPVPYSDTANVNTRATTSAGFGGGIGSGEFSSLSFFFRGFDLNLPDPVPIPTSYFFVLWFDNFSLVNQLSSDPNDYALRIGYGREDTIGSLRTDIPPELLTVTLRQAPSPNPVPEPSAMAGLCVLGLSFLLKKTAQKFKLRRSASPNLTTANIY